One stretch of Streptomyces zhihengii DNA includes these proteins:
- a CDS encoding amino acid deaminase/aldolase yields MTPRAADRARYDKATAHLDAPLAVVDLDAFDANADDLVRRAGGKPIRVASKSVRCRALLERVLARDGFAGIMSFTLDESVWLARAGFDDVLLAYPSADRAGFAELAGDPKLAGAVTVMVDDVAQLDLIDRSRAGGKEEIRVCLEMDTALHLLGGRVRIGARRSPLRGPAQLADVARSIARRPGFRLVGVMAYEGHIAGVGDSVAGSPLRSRAVRLMQRAARAELATRRTEVVRAVRAVEPDLEFVNGGGTGSVQHTAAEDCVTEIAAGSGLYVPRLFDNYTSFSGRPAALFAQPVVRRPGVGTVTVLGGGYPASGAAGKDRLPVPYLPEGLAYDPQEGAGEVQTPLIGPPADDLLIGDKVWFRHAKAGELCERFAALHLIEGDRVTGTVPTYRGEGRTYL; encoded by the coding sequence ATGACTCCCCGTGCCGCGGACCGGGCCCGCTACGACAAGGCCACCGCACATCTGGACGCTCCCCTGGCCGTCGTCGATCTCGACGCCTTCGACGCCAACGCCGACGATCTCGTGCGCCGTGCCGGCGGCAAGCCGATCCGGGTGGCGAGCAAGTCCGTGCGCTGCCGGGCGCTGTTGGAACGGGTGCTCGCCAGGGACGGCTTCGCCGGGATCATGTCGTTCACCCTCGACGAGTCGGTGTGGCTGGCCCGGGCCGGCTTCGACGACGTGCTGCTCGCCTATCCCTCCGCCGACCGCGCGGGCTTCGCCGAGCTCGCCGGGGACCCCAAGCTGGCCGGCGCGGTGACGGTGATGGTCGACGACGTCGCGCAGCTCGACCTGATCGACCGCTCGCGGGCGGGCGGCAAGGAGGAGATCCGGGTCTGCCTGGAGATGGACACCGCGCTGCACCTGCTGGGCGGCCGGGTGCGGATCGGCGCCCGCAGGTCCCCGCTGCGCGGGCCCGCCCAACTGGCCGACGTAGCCCGCTCGATCGCCCGGCGGCCGGGCTTCCGGCTGGTGGGCGTCATGGCCTACGAGGGGCACATCGCCGGGGTCGGCGACTCGGTGGCCGGGTCGCCGCTGCGGTCCCGGGCGGTGCGGCTGATGCAGCGCGCGGCGCGGGCGGAGCTCGCCACCCGGCGGACGGAGGTCGTGCGCGCCGTGCGCGCGGTCGAGCCGGATCTGGAGTTCGTCAACGGCGGAGGCACCGGCAGTGTGCAGCACACGGCCGCCGAGGACTGCGTCACGGAGATCGCGGCCGGGTCCGGGCTGTACGTGCCGCGTCTCTTCGACAACTACACCTCCTTCAGCGGCCGTCCGGCCGCTCTGTTCGCCCAGCCCGTGGTGCGGCGCCCGGGCGTGGGCACGGTGACCGTGCTCGGCGGCGGATATCCCGCCTCGGGCGCGGCCGGCAAGGACCGGCTGCCCGTCCCCTACCTTCCGGAGGGGCTCGCCTACGACCCCCAGGAGGGCGCGGGCGAGGTGCAGACCCCGCTGATCGGGCCGCCCGCCGATGATCTGCTCATCGGGGACAAGGTCTGGTTCCGCCACGCCAAGGCCGGGGAGCTGTGCGAGCGCTTCGCCGCACTCCATCTGATCGAGGGCGACCGGGTGACCGGCACCGTGCCCACGTACCGGGGCGAGGGCCGCACCTACCTGTGA